From the genome of Phoenix dactylifera cultivar Barhee BC4 chromosome 17, palm_55x_up_171113_PBpolish2nd_filt_p, whole genome shotgun sequence:
ttttatggaTGTGGCATAAAACAAGAGTTGCATTCCGTGACTGAGGTTTGGATAGGAACCAACAGAGAAGTAGGATTTAATCCAAATTCAACTTAATGAAATATGAAATTTATTGTTTAAGTTTGCAATATGATTATGGTGCTAATGTgacatatttttaattttgtacATTAAATCGATTATTTTGCAATGTCGCATAAGAATTTTTCTGTGCAAACCTTGACGGAAATTTCTATGCAAGATAATACAATATGCCTCGCATATTGTATTATCTTGCATAAGAATTTTTCTGTGCAAACCTTGACAGAAATTTCAGTCATCCTCTTGACATGTCTGAAATTCACAAGAACATACTAAATTCAATATGCGAGGCATAAATGACCATTAaaaagggatttttttttttagtattccTGCATAATTACCGGTGTTGATATATCAGGCCAGGTCAAAACACATATCAGGATTCGAGTCATCAAGCTTGGACAAAAAACTTCTTTGTTTTTTCTCCTCTCCTTAGTCCACCAGCCCTATTCTTCAGCCTAAGCATGGAAACTCTCGTCTGCTCAGCCTGGACCTTTAACACCCTGTTTAGGGACATATCTATTTCTTGAATTCATAACTTATAGTTCAACTATAAGAAGAGAATGGAATCAGAGCATATCATAGACCAGTTGATATAGATTATGTTCGACATTTTCAATGATTAAGGTCCTGGACAGTATACTAgatctttcattacctcttgGGTTGTCCATGCACGAGGTCCAGCAAATGTTAGGAGCTTCTTGTCAACTTTCTCATTACGCATAGCCATAAATGTCAGTCGAGCTATATCCTGGAATCAGCAAACAGATTTATTAACCacacatggaaaaaaaaaatctatcttCAGGAAAACCAGTCCAATGATTTCTACAGTCAAGACAAACAAGAATTCAATAAACAAATAAGAACCTGGGTATCCATGTAAGCGATTCGAGTTGGGGCATCAGTTCCCCACACAGACTTCTCTTCTAGTATCGGCACAGCATACTGCCCAATTAGGCCCTATTGCATCATGCAgtgataacaaataaacaaaacGACCAATTCATATAGACTTGAATACAGAAGACAGGAATAAAATCCACAGAGGCGGAGAACCTTCAAACATTACATGTAATGTAGCAAGTTCAAAGACAATGATAGGATATCCCTGAAATCTTTAACTGCCTTGACAGTTAATTTCAAGTGCTCTGGGGATATTCAACTCTCTTATAACTTTTTGACAGTTGATTCCATATGTAAGCTTCATCATGAGAATGGTATCATGAATCTAAAACAGGTCAATATCCAATCTACCAACAGTACTTAATGATCTGCAGGAAGTGCCAAGATATTTTATCTCTGCAATCTTCAGAATCTCAGTTTATCTCTGTCAAAATGAAAGGCTTTACTTTTTACATGGTTGGGTTATCTAGATATCTGAGTCAATAAATCACAAGCAAGACATCACAATATCAGCTGACATAGTAATAAATAGGATTAACTATCATTTTAATCACTAATTCTAATATTTAGTGacttaaaaatagtaaaataaattACATTTTCTCAGTCAATACATCAATACTATATCCGCTGATATCTTGGATATATCAGTTTATAGTATATGGACTAAGGAAAAAAGATCTGAATGTTTTACTTCTATTGTATCTGTCTGATAGTTATAAGAATCTTAGCCAAGATCTCAGTGAAGATGAAAACCACATGCCTAGTCGGCTAGTCATCTAGCAGTCTGCAAGCCAGAAACAGGGCAGGGTACCACCTGTTTGGAATTGCATGGTTACAAAAAAATAGCGGCATAGATTTCCTTTTTTCAAAAGATAGTAGAATAGTTTTTCATTTAAGtgaagcaattttttttccttttaagaaAAATGGAGGGGAAACCTCGCCCAATTCATTAAGATAACGATCTACAAGAAGAAGCTAGGATAAACCCCACAGAGaatagaagaagggaggaacagagaaaagaaagagaagaagagaggaaagatcaagggaagaaagaagaaaagagagagaaacaaaagagaagaagagaataaTAACAACTCAATCCAGAGCCATCAAGGGTTCCCAATGCTGAAATTGTGGGCCGCATGGGAATCCAACCTAAACTTCATGCTGGAGCAGAAGCATCCCAAATAAATGAGCTTAAGATGACAAAAAGGCAAAGCTTCATCAACCATCCAGAAGCTTGACCTCGACCATAAATCACAAAAACAAACTTCCCCAATAATAGTAATGTCTAACCAAGATTCAAGAACCACAGATTGCACCCTCAACACTCAAACCTCCTACGGTCCCAAGCCCTTTGGGCGCACAGAAGCTTTTAGGCCTCTTCGACATTACAGGATATTTGAAAAAACCAATAAAGTGGGTTAAGTTAAGCAAATTTTTGAATGTTGTTGCTTGCACCTAACCTTCTGCAGATGATATAGTAGATGCAATACCATTTGAAGACCTGTTGCTTTATGATCAGTACTTCATTTTACGATCTTCAGTTTAGTGCCTTCTTTATCCAGTTAGTTTTTTATAGCTATCCTTCCATACTTTTACATGGATTTTAGGTGAATCAACTTGAGTTTAAATTTTCTCTTTGATATACTATTTTCAACTTTTGTAGTCAAGTAAACCTCATTCAAGACCATGTTCAAAATATATGTGGATGTGAAATACCTGCATGAAACCACATAGCCTAATAATGATGTAGTTTAGACCAGATTCCTGAAGAAATTTCTCAGTGCAGTGCTTGATTTCCATTAAAGGAACCTCGGGATGCTTATCACAATTGTGGATGGAATAGAATACATACTTCTGAATGTCCATGGCTTTTGCACATTGTATGAGAGCAACTTTTCCTTCCCAATCTACCTAAATATAAAAGTTGATCAGAATGGGCCAAAGCCAAACAAGTGCCAGTTGATCCTTAATGAAATAAATGAAAGACAATTAATAACAGGAAAAAAGAGATAGCTACTGGGTGTATAGTCTAATGTACACATGGAATAAGTGCTTCTACGTGCATCCAAGCATGAAAAGCCATATATTATGTCATAATAAAGCGCTCGATAGGAGATAACAATAGAAGGATTTAGAAGAATTGAAGTATAAATAGGTTGATAAATAAATGCCTTAAAACTGTTTAACCCAAAAGAAGTGattataagaaagtaaaaaatattGAATTAGTATCCTCAGGAGTGTCAGTTTCTCTTAAGCAAACTTTTCAATGGAATTGTGCAAATGATGCTTCACGATTCTTACATActcacagaaaatattttataaatcatATTAGCTATATAATTTCCTTAAATTATTGTAATAGAAAATCTACAGTAAACTGCACCTATAAATGGAGCAGCAGCAGTAGTCAACCCCAACTCATAAATGGCCAAACCCTAAAATTGTTTTTATGTGTACCCTGAACAAGATCTGCAGTGCCTTGGTTCATGATAAAATTTGTGCTTTTCCATAAGTTTCATAGTTGCTTAGTTTCAATAAGAATATGGACAAGCATTAGTGCATATAGAAGCCTTATGTTCTGGAGGAGGATTTATCAGACCTCCATATGATGGTCATCTTTCAGGACTCATAAGTTAATGAGGTATGAAATTTTGTCAAATTAAAAATCAAAGTTACTATAGCTCTAGACATTCAAAATTTTCCCAGATCTTGTCAAAATTAACAGGAATTGGATGCATTCATGATTCATGGGACATACTCTGTCCTCACAATGTCTTAGAAGCTTACTTTGGACCAGTCTAACTACAAGACTTTCAGTGGAGTTTGGGTTGAAATGCCTGAAAGAACTTGCATTACGATTCTCTCATATAACTGCAGGTAACATAAGACCTGAGAAGCACAAGATGTATTTGTTTGTCCAACGAGAACCATTCGTACATTCTTTGTGGGTAAACAACCAGATAAGTAACTAAGACAAGGTAGAGAGAAAGAACAAGAATGCATCTAGAGACTAATATTCCAAAATTCAAACTTTGGATAGTACCTATACTTCATCAGAACCAAGGGCTGTGGCTTGTCCACATCCTAATAAATTTCTTTCATCAGTCATTCCATTTGCAGGCAACAAGTGTCCaataaggaaagaaaatatatttgagaTTCATCTATTAAGACCCTCTTTCTTTTCCATGGATAAGATATGGATATCAAAGGACTAGCTTACACAGCTAAGCACTCATCAAGATTCAAGAGAAAGGCCCTCTGTAACAGCGGACCAGAAAATTAAATGGTCTATATTATATAATGTTTgtatcaaatgaaaaatcatcaTTTATATGTGTGATATTGCACATGGATGTGGAAGTAACAATGTCTCATAAGAAAGTTCTTTTCAAATGCTTCTAGAGAGCTAAGAAAATAGAGGTGAGCATAAACAAAGTACCATGCGGATAGGCTCTTCTGGCCGTCCTGTTGCACAATCAATTACTGTATGAATACCAACAAGAGTTGCAGGTATAGTCTCTGGTTTGCTGAGATCGGCCTGTTCAAAAAGTAGAAAGGTGCACACTTCAGCATGACTTTGAGAGATAAAAAAGGAAGGGCAGACCTCAGCACGAAATCAAGGGAAAATGTTAAACATTCAGTTGCAGCTGATAAACAAGCAACTAACAACTAATTATTCTTCATAGTTCATACAAACTGAAAACAAGAGCATGCACATAAAGATTGCATGATATGTATGTAACATCCAAATGGGGATCAAGTATGCTGGTGTAAATAACCAGTTAAGTTTTCAGGTAACCCTTACCTTTCCAACCCATGATTTAGATGATCCGTTTCCCACCGAAATTGTTCGCTTGACAAATATATGTACAAATAGATAAGCAAGTTCACTGTAAGAGTGCACCTGAGCTTACCTCACATAAAATTAGGCAAAAGATGAACCTCCACAATTTATTCATTTTGCCTCTTCTGTGTTTTCTCAACAAAAAGCAAAACACATTTCTGGACACCTAAGTGCACTATAAAAATACAGCATATTCAAGTTTGCAAAGGTTGTcagtttaaaatataaataggtATTACAGGTATAATTACCTGTATATATAATGCCAATAACAAGCTTTTAAGATATCAAGAGGGTATTTCTCTAGTATCATTGTATAgaacaaaaataagaaaacattCTGATTTGAAGCAGAAAACATATGAAACTTGAAACATACATTGACAACTGTAGCACCCCAGTCCCGAAGGAAGTCAGCAGGAGCTGGCCGAGGCCTTACAAGACATCTAACATCATAGCCTTCATCTAGCGCCCTCCTAACAACCTGCCGACCCAAAGTTCCAGTAGCACCAACAACTAATATACTTGTTGGCCTAACAGGTGTTCCTTGTGATATACTTGTTGCAGCTACAGTCTGAGCATTACATGAAACCTGTAATGGCGTATAATGCCTGCCTGAATAGAGTAAAAGAGTCAAGTGTAAATGTCTGAACAGAGCCTTGGAATTGCAATAGAGATTCCACAGATTAAGTTTTGGATTGCAATCAGATGAAGGACATGCGAAAACTGAAATTCAATAATGAAACAATGAAATGACTTTTAATAAATTGGTGAGTCCCTCCTCatccctcaaaaaaaaataatggagcCATCAAATGAAGAATCTTAAGCATCATGCAACTAGCACTCCATGCACAGCCAGAACTATCTTCATGCAAAAGGCATAAAGACCTTAAATTTTGCAACAAGTTCAACATATCAGATTCTTGTACTCGCTAGGCATCCAATTAGAGACCCTATGAAAAGAGCAGTCATACTTAGCTAATCAAAATCAATTGCTGAAAATAGTATGCGCATCTGTGCACTAATGATTCTATAAATGGAATTCCAAGTAGCTGATTTGTTCTACCAATGCTCGAACTCTTAATTAACTCACAAGTTGagcaataaataaaacaaaaaacagtataaaaaaagattttttttactcgcctggtgaagaagaggaggaaagggAAGGGAAGAGGAGGTCGGCTTGGAGTTGGACCGGCGCTAACGTGCGGCCCcaggagagggaggggaggtTGGCGCGACGGCGGTGGTGGACGAGGCGAGGGGAGTTGAGTTGGGGAGGGAGAGAGCCGAGCCTCGAAGCCATTGGTAGTGGGAACACTGCTTTTGTTATCCTCTCTTTCGACTTGCCGCGTCAAGTGGATCGAGGCTGGTCGCGTTGCTGTCCGGCATCCGGCGGAGATTTGGAGTAGAAATCAGAAAGAGCGAGAAAGAGGGGAGTTGTGGGTGGGGAGCGGATGGCGAGGCGAAGCAGTCGACTCTATTCTGCCACGTCGAACCGGAATGGATCATGCAATTGCCAACTTggctttctttattttattttccttttcacaATTTCATTGCGACCTTTATCTTAACGATGGGGATGGCATTAATCACGCCTCTTTGCTACCAGTGAATCTACGATACTATCCGGTTACTTTAGCAGGAGAGGACCATTGATGATCTTTtgctgctatatatatatatatatatatatatatatatatatatatatatggttttttaatatgaatatttttctacaaatttaaatttatataaatattttttaaaatttatattatttctGTATCATTTATAATACTATTTTTGTACAAATATCCGTGATATAACAGTTCTTCTAATaccgttaataaaaatcatatttattttaattaaaaataaaataaaattttgaaattatttttttatccacTATCACGAATGtcttgtattaatatatattatattttattatattttattctatagtactatgtaatattttttttacgttcattttgtcatactaaaaatatttttttaatttagtaactaaacatatattaaaatgttatagtatttaagaaatttaattACTGAACAGGAAcagttttttataaaaactctagATCAACTAGCGCCAACGCTAAGAAATTCTCTCGGTGGCACGTGCATATCACGTGA
Proteins encoded in this window:
- the LOC103701161 gene encoding protein HIGH CHLOROPHYLL FLUORESCENCE PHENOTYPE 244, chloroplastic codes for the protein MASRLGSLPPQLNSPRLVHHRRRANLPSLSWGRTLAPVQLQADLLFPSLSSSSSPGRHYTPLQVSCNAQTVAATSISQGTPVRPTSILVVGATGTLGRQVVRRALDEGYDVRCLVRPRPAPADFLRDWGATVVNADLSKPETIPATLVGIHTVIDCATGRPEEPIRMVDWEGKVALIQCAKAMDIQKYVFYSIHNCDKHPEVPLMEIKHCTEKFLQESGLNYIIIRLCGFMQGLIGQYAVPILEEKSVWGTDAPTRIAYMDTQDIARLTFMAMRNEKVDKKLLTFAGPRAWTTQEVITLCERLAGQDANITTVPVSVLKFTRQLTRCFQWTNDIADRLAFSEVLSSDTVFSAPMTETYNLLGVDQKDILTLEKYLQDYFANILKKLKDLKAQSKQTDIYL